The Populus alba chromosome 6, ASM523922v2, whole genome shotgun sequence genome contains a region encoding:
- the LOC118043763 gene encoding UBP1-associated protein 2A, with the protein MEDLKKRKMDEAIINGSAETSTAQDYLRSLLDPLNKPQLVDLLSRLGSQYPSIAEEIKSLASADPVHRKLFVRGLAWNTTSETLCAEFRMHGEIEEGSVIYDKATGKSRGYGFITYKHMESAQSALGAPSKLIDGRMAVCNLACEGLTGATTTPDLTQRKLYIGGLSPEISSEMLLHFFGRYGEIEEGSVAYNKDTNESRGFGFVTYKTVEAAKKAIDDPHKLFGGRTITVKLADTHKGKTVQMQSQVPMVPVPVPMAAAGYAQPGKAPVGSGTPVGYPYPQTVASYPASSYPNPPVAPAPYPTQSQVSYAPVSAKKELLGLSSTPPVGMGGYPYYYPKQ; encoded by the exons atgGAAGacttgaagaagagaaagatggACGAGGCAATCATCAATGGTTCTGCCGAAACATCAACCGCACAAGATTATCTTCGCTCATTGCTTGACCCTCTTAATAAACCCCAGCTTGTCGATCTCCTTTCTAGACT AGGGTCTCAATATCCTTCAATTgcagaagaaattaaaagtcttGCCAGTGCAGATCCAGTCCATCGAAAGCTTTTTGTTCGTGGCTTGGCCTGGAATACCACTTCAGAAACCTTGTGTGCT GAATTTCGAATGCATGGTGAGATAGAAGAAGGGTCTGTGATCTATGACAAAGCGACAGGAAAGTCACGTGGCTATGGTTTCATTACATACAAGCATATGGAATCAGCACAAAGTGCACTAGGTGCACCTAGCAAATTGATTGAT GGTCGAATGGCTGTCTGCAATTTAGCTTGTGAGGGATTAACTGGTGCAACTACCACACCTGATCTAACCCAGAGGAAACTTTACATTGGGGGTTTGTCACCAGAGATCTCAAGTGAGATGCTGCTTCATTTTTTTGGAAGATATGGTGAGATTGAAGAAGGCTCAGTTGCCTATAACAAAGATACTAATGAATCACg TGGGTTTGGTTTTGTTACATACAAGACAGTGGAGGCTGCAAAGAAGGCCATAGATGATCCACACAAGTTATTTGGG GGGAGAACTATCACAGTGAAGCTTGCTGATACCCACAAGGGCAAAACGGTACAAATGCAGTCACAAGTGCCCATGGTTCCAGTACCTGTACCAATGGCAGCAGCTGGTTATGCGCAGCCAGGTAAAGCTCCAGTTGGCAGTGGTACTCCTGTTGGTTATCCCTATCCTCAAACTGTAGCATCATATCCAGCTTCTTCCTACCCTAATCCTCCAGTTGCACCTGCTCCATACCCAACACAATCTCAAGTTTCATATGCACCAGTTTCAGCAAAGAAAGAACTGTTAGGACTTTCATCAACACCACCTGTCGGAATGGGTGGATACCCTTATTACTACCCTAAACAGTAA
- the LOC118043762 gene encoding uncharacterized protein, with protein MNTRNIDCEERVQQDHGVMTGDFVSLSSQYFGNQQIRNMAPRLQPPVMEAGCQQQNISPERSSSSIMSRFESPASSFYATERCMRFPQYDCQVGSSFCSQYSKSYDSHQSSGPNYSINLGEQADHNFGLNSTLEPVVKPHYSYYNSFDKSDKGLSSSSGNKLPSQQHSKFLDNHHGTVSLGNHFSVPFQGNQDRQVGCNPYSSPFAGLSFNSLEGKQSPRFSLGGCPTSSGKDLSSKTRIRWTQDLHEKFVECVNRLGGAEKATPKAILKLMDSDGLTIFHVKSHLQKYRIAKYMPDPSEGKAEKRNSINDVSQLDIKTGFQIREALQLQLDVQRRLHEQLEIQRNLQLRIEEQGKQLKMMFDQQQKTTNSLLNKQNLDITSPDEPTFSLEDIDVSILEGSDTNTYFPSKIS; from the exons ATGAACACTCGAAATATCGACTGCGAAGAACGAGTTCAACAGGACCATGGAGTAATGACTGGTGACTTTGTGAGCCTATCCTCACAGTACTTCGGCAACCAACAGATTCGGAACATGGCACCTCGTTTGCAGCCCCCGGTCATGGAGGCAGGATGCCAACAGCAAAATATTAGCCCGGAAAGATCATCTAGTAGCATAATGAGCCGGTTTGAATCTCCGGCTTCATCATTTTACGCGACAGAAAGATGCATGCGGTTTCCGCAGTATGATTGTCAAGTTGGTAGTTCTTTCTGCTCTCAATATTCCAAGTCCTATGATTCACATCAATCTTCCGGTCCAAACTATTCTATTAACTTGGGAGAGCAAGCTGATCACAACTTTGGATTGAACAGCACTTTGGAACCGGTTGTAAAACCCCATTACTCTTACTATAATTCTTTTGACAAGTCAGATAAAGGTCTAAGCAGTTCTTCAGGGAACAAGCTTCCTTCACAACAACACAGTAAGTTCTTAGATAACCACCATGGTACTGTCTCTCTAGGGAATCACTTTTCAGTTCCTTTCCAAGGAAATCAGGATCGTCAA GTTGGTTGTAATCCATACAGCTCTCCATTTGCAGGGCTGAGCTTTAATTCTCTGGAAGGAAAGCAGTCTCCTAGATTTTCTTTGGGAGGTTGTCCTACATCTTCTGGCAAAGATCTGTCAAGTAAAACACGGATAAGATGGACCCAAGATCTTCATGAGAAGTTTGTTGAGTGCGTAAATCGCCTTGGAGGCGCTGAGA AGGCAACACCTAAAGCAATACTAAAGTTGATGGATTCAGATGGTTTGACTATCTTCCATGTGAAAAGTCATTTGCAG AAATATAGAATTGCAAAATACATGCCAGACCCTTCAGAAG GAAAGGCTGAGAAAAGAAATAGCATAAATGATGTATCACAGCTCGATATCAAAAC TGGCTTTCAAATCAGAGAGGCACTGCAACTACAATTAGATGTCCAGAGGCGTCTGCATGAGCAGCTGGAG ATTCAAAGAAATCTGCAACTACGTATTGAAGAGCAAGGCAAGCAACTTAAGATGATGTTTGATCAGCAGCAGAAAACAACTAATAGTCTCCTGAATAAGCAGAATTTGGACATTACTTCTCCGGATGAGCCCACATTTAGCCTTGAAGATATTGATGTTTCCATTTTAGAAGGCTCTGATACTAATACCTATTTCCCATCCAAGATAAGTTAG